A genomic segment from Desulfurella amilsii encodes:
- a CDS encoding dicarboxylate/amino acid:cation symporter codes for MFNWYFRANLPLRVLIGLVLGVFAGLILKDKVIYLKPFGELFVRLLKMIIVPVIILTLISGASNIEPSRLGKIGIKVFIYYFIALAFATTIGLLAGNIFAPGAGLNLQGTHPITLKHLQAPSIIDVLLNIVPTNFIEAMAKGDILPIVFFSLLFGIALAFIRDSKNEKLKASAEVLFQILHSSTEVIFKMIRWILEYAPIGVFALMAYTIGTVGPKAVGPLAYVVLVVYIALIFQIIIFYGGTLSLLKVNFWKFLKKAQEPFLMAFTTRSSDATLPVTIATAQEKMGISEAVSAFTLPLGAKFNMDGTTLYEGVCALFVAQAIGLHLTLAQQLIVILTAILASIGTAGVPAAGAIMLLLVLNSVGLKVEPGKPETLAYAMIFGIDALLDMARTATNVLGDLTATTFVAKLEHEIDMSKWS; via the coding sequence ATGTTTAATTGGTACTTTAGGGCTAATTTGCCACTAAGGGTGCTTATTGGTTTGGTGCTTGGGGTATTTGCAGGTCTTATATTGAAAGACAAAGTAATTTATTTAAAACCGTTTGGTGAGTTATTTGTAAGGCTTTTAAAGATGATTATTGTGCCTGTGATTATATTAACACTTATTTCTGGTGCGTCAAACATTGAGCCTTCAAGATTGGGGAAAATCGGCATTAAGGTTTTTATTTATTATTTCATTGCTCTAGCTTTTGCAACAACTATAGGTTTACTCGCTGGAAATATTTTCGCTCCTGGTGCTGGTTTAAATCTTCAAGGGACTCACCCTATAACATTAAAGCATCTTCAAGCACCATCGATTATTGATGTCTTGCTTAACATTGTGCCCACAAATTTTATTGAAGCTATGGCTAAAGGTGATATATTGCCAATAGTATTCTTTAGTTTATTGTTTGGTATCGCCTTGGCTTTTATTAGGGATAGTAAGAATGAAAAGCTTAAAGCATCAGCAGAAGTTTTGTTTCAAATACTCCATAGTTCCACAGAAGTAATTTTTAAAATGATAAGGTGGATATTAGAATATGCACCAATAGGTGTTTTTGCATTAATGGCTTATACAATTGGAACGGTAGGTCCAAAAGCCGTAGGGCCACTTGCTTATGTAGTTTTGGTGGTATATATAGCACTAATATTCCAAATTATTATTTTTTATGGTGGTACACTAAGCTTACTTAAGGTGAATTTTTGGAAATTTTTAAAAAAAGCTCAAGAACCATTTTTAATGGCATTTACCACAAGGAGCTCAGATGCTACACTACCTGTTACCATTGCTACAGCTCAAGAAAAAATGGGTATATCTGAAGCTGTTAGTGCTTTTACACTACCGCTTGGCGCAAAATTTAATATGGATGGTACAACTTTATATGAAGGCGTATGCGCTTTATTTGTAGCACAAGCTATAGGCCTTCACCTAACCTTAGCTCAACAATTGATAGTTATATTAACAGCAATTTTGGCCTCAATTGGCACAGCTGGCGTACCTGCTGCTGGTGCTATTATGCTATTATTAGTACTAAACTCAGTAGGTTTAAAAGTAGAACCCGGAAAACCAGAAACACTCGCCTATGCAATGATTTTTGGCATCGATGCGTTGCTTGATATGGCAAGAACCGCAACAAACGTCCTTGGAGATTTAACTGCCACTACATTTGTAGCAAAGCTTGAACATGAAATAGATATGTCAAAGTGGAGTTAA
- the flgN gene encoding flagellar export chaperone FlgN, with translation MQEQLEPIFQNIIAFYDELIEITKKETVCLTYIEIDGLETLIKDKKIISQKITTSIRCLGELLKQEDKEKFSNYIYTIKELSDKLNYQNKINAQIAQQHIAFSQSMINLYLGFKKVSQTYDKKSFMLYKSENNIRG, from the coding sequence ATGCAAGAACAATTAGAACCTATTTTTCAAAACATAATAGCTTTTTATGATGAATTGATAGAGATTACCAAAAAAGAAACGGTCTGTTTGACATATATAGAAATAGACGGTTTAGAAACACTTATTAAAGATAAAAAAATTATATCGCAAAAAATAACTACAAGCATAAGGTGCCTTGGCGAATTATTGAAACAAGAGGATAAAGAAAAATTTTCTAATTACATTTATACAATCAAAGAGTTAAGCGATAAGCTTAATTATCAAAACAAAATAAACGCGCAAATAGCACAGCAGCACATCGCTTTTTCGCAGTCTATGATAAATCTTTACTTGGGCTTTAAAAAAGTCAGTCAAACTTATGATAAAAAAAGCTTTATGTTGTATAAAAGCGAAAACAATATAAGAGGTTAG
- a CDS encoding flagellar hook protein FlgE, whose protein sequence is MDSGFWIAQGALLGNQFAIDTVSNNVANVNTVGFKSSSTNFADLLYQTTSEGTASTNPLQVGLGSQVAANSLNLSQGSIQPTSTATNIALNGNGFFMVQNGPSSNPNYYFTRAGDFSFDANNNLVDPSGNFVVGWMASPSSSGTGFTLSENPTTGIPTTSAGVMNISNYQKVPAAASTYVKMQGNLDPASSVTQYAQALPTSDFSMLYDSNGNSLNVQPGNNFAVSYNGGTTYHIYEYQPSGTAATPGTEGFSTINDLITKMNQDIQSDTGMTNSVGFNNGQITIANSGSSNISVKVLPTSQVPSLPTSVTPSDNASLDQLVEPLSQPIAPGQSISSSTINADSYTMQATFYDSTGTKHNLNITFTKSAYNKTNSTTTWDWQANLPNNDATLSNNTGQIVFDSNGGLDPSITSPTINISSFNSGASNMSLQLNFWNTSNANYSGNQFTGLTQFGMNSNTSSISSDGSASGMLQSVNFNASGDLVGIYSNGNSYTIGKVAVANFTNPQGLAQVGSNLFQITANTDSPQTIASKSYIGVAGEGTRGTISPSSLEQSNVDLNTQLTNMILYERAYQANTKSLQTMDQVIQTAIQLKQ, encoded by the coding sequence ATGGACAGTGGTTTTTGGATAGCCCAAGGTGCACTGCTTGGAAATCAATTTGCTATAGATACGGTGTCAAACAATGTAGCAAATGTAAATACCGTAGGCTTTAAGTCAAGTAGCACAAATTTTGCTGACTTACTGTATCAAACAACAAGTGAAGGAACAGCAAGCACAAATCCATTACAAGTGGGTTTGGGCTCTCAAGTTGCAGCAAATAGCCTTAATTTATCTCAAGGCTCCATTCAACCTACAAGCACTGCAACAAACATAGCATTAAACGGCAACGGTTTTTTTATGGTACAAAACGGGCCGTCTTCTAATCCAAATTATTACTTCACAAGGGCAGGCGACTTTAGCTTTGACGCAAATAATAATCTTGTAGATCCAAGCGGCAATTTTGTAGTGGGGTGGATGGCAAGCCCTAGCTCAAGTGGCACAGGTTTTACACTATCTGAAAATCCTACAACCGGTATCCCAACTACCTCAGCTGGCGTAATGAACATTTCAAATTATCAGAAAGTTCCAGCTGCTGCTTCAACATACGTTAAAATGCAAGGCAATCTTGATCCTGCAAGTTCTGTTACGCAGTACGCCCAAGCTTTACCAACTTCTGACTTTAGTATGCTTTACGATTCTAATGGGAATTCGCTAAATGTACAGCCTGGAAACAACTTTGCAGTTAGCTATAACGGCGGCACCACTTACCATATATACGAATATCAGCCCTCAGGCACTGCAGCTACACCTGGCACAGAAGGCTTTTCCACAATTAATGACTTAATTACAAAAATGAACCAAGATATCCAAAGCGACACAGGTATGACCAATTCGGTGGGCTTTAACAACGGTCAAATTACAATAGCAAATAGCGGCTCATCTAATATATCGGTTAAAGTGCTACCCACCAGTCAAGTTCCATCTTTGCCAACAAGCGTTACTCCCTCAGATAATGCAAGTTTAGATCAGTTAGTGGAACCACTGAGCCAACCAATTGCTCCAGGCCAAAGTATAAGCTCTTCAACCATAAATGCTGATTCCTACACGATGCAAGCGACATTCTACGATTCTACAGGTACAAAGCATAATTTAAACATAACTTTTACAAAGTCTGCTTATAACAAAACAAACAGCACCACAACTTGGGACTGGCAGGCAAATTTGCCAAATAACGACGCTACGCTTTCAAATAACACAGGCCAAATAGTATTTGACAGCAACGGCGGCTTGGATCCAAGCATCACTTCGCCTACGATCAACATCTCATCATTCAATAGTGGTGCTTCCAATATGAGCCTGCAGTTGAATTTTTGGAATACTTCAAACGCCAATTACTCTGGCAACCAGTTTACAGGATTAACACAATTTGGAATGAATTCAAACACATCAAGCATATCATCTGACGGTTCTGCATCTGGTATGCTGCAGAGTGTTAACTTCAATGCAAGTGGAGATTTAGTGGGAATATACTCAAACGGCAATTCTTACACAATAGGTAAAGTAGCTGTAGCTAATTTCACAAACCCTCAAGGTCTTGCACAAGTTGGCTCAAATTTATTTCAAATAACAGCCAATACAGACAGCCCCCAAACAATTGCTTCAAAATCCTATATCGGTGTTGCAGGAGAGGGCACAAGAGGAACAATATCGCCATCAAGCCTAGAGCAAAGCAATGTTGATTTAAACACCCAGTTAACAAATATGATCTTGTATGAAAGAGCTTATCAGGCAAATACAAAAAGTTTGCAAACGATGGACCAGGTAATACAAACGGCTATTCAATTAAAACAATAA
- the flgK gene encoding flagellar hook-associated protein FlgK, translated as MPSIFDALNIGTSGLNVAQNAINITGNNVANANTPGYTDESPTITESYPTNTPTGQYGLGATIQTITSSRNQLLDSTLNQQLNSQAYYQTLNDNLSQIQNIFNETKGTGLATALNNFFSSWQTLSSSPDLATARGQVIQSGQTLVQAIQSSYSSLQQLNSNLNSQVVSNINQINTLTKNIANINDEIKLASLSPSQSANTLIDQRNQLVQQLQKIANVTVLSNTYSSGSQGQSIGANQNEMTILLGGMPIVSGINSTNLTTQASSSGKNVDVVFNGQAITNKITGGSLGAVIQLANQTSPSNSSNPSAPNTINYMDTLNTLANSIINQVNILHSGGSGLSAYTQTQGTYALTSASNPVSQSEQAGVNLPIKDGTLSVNVYDSNNNLVNTVSIAIGSNDSFSTISQKFNNALGQYGISMSLSGISQGNVQITSNNGNQFSFAGDTSNFLASVGINTFFRGTNASNIGVNSVVANDQSKIAAGESLSPGDNSNALAIANLQTQNVMDSNTQTINQYYESFVGQIGSLAQSNQNILNSQNSMVSQTQSLVQSQEGVSLDQEAANLIKYQMAYQASAQFISIVNQMTQSLINMVQ; from the coding sequence ATGCCTTCGATTTTTGATGCACTAAATATCGGCACAAGCGGACTTAATGTTGCCCAAAATGCCATAAATATTACAGGAAACAATGTGGCAAACGCAAACACGCCCGGCTATACAGATGAGTCTCCAACAATTACTGAAAGTTATCCTACAAATACGCCAACAGGCCAGTATGGTTTAGGCGCAACTATTCAAACAATAACTTCGTCTCGCAACCAGCTGCTTGATAGTACGCTAAACCAGCAGCTAAATTCGCAGGCTTATTATCAAACCTTAAACGACAATTTATCTCAAATACAAAACATATTTAACGAAACAAAGGGGACTGGTTTAGCTACTGCTTTAAACAATTTTTTCAGCTCATGGCAAACACTATCTTCTAGCCCTGACCTTGCTACCGCAAGAGGGCAGGTAATACAAAGCGGTCAAACACTTGTGCAAGCTATCCAGTCAAGCTATAGCTCGCTTCAACAGCTAAACAGCAATCTAAATTCTCAGGTGGTTTCGAATATAAATCAGATTAATACGCTCACAAAAAACATAGCCAATATTAACGACGAGATAAAGTTAGCCTCTCTATCGCCAAGTCAATCGGCTAATACATTGATTGATCAAAGAAATCAGCTTGTTCAGCAATTGCAAAAAATAGCTAATGTTACAGTTTTAAGCAATACTTACTCATCTGGTAGTCAAGGTCAGTCAATAGGCGCCAATCAAAATGAGATGACTATACTTTTAGGTGGGATGCCTATTGTCTCTGGAATAAATTCTACCAATCTTACTACACAAGCCTCAAGCAGTGGTAAAAATGTAGACGTTGTTTTTAATGGACAGGCAATAACAAATAAAATTACAGGTGGAAGTTTAGGGGCAGTAATACAGCTTGCTAATCAAACTAGTCCTTCTAATTCTAGCAATCCTAGTGCCCCAAATACAATTAACTATATGGATACTCTAAATACGCTTGCAAACTCAATCATAAACCAAGTAAACATTTTGCACTCAGGTGGCAGCGGCCTTAGTGCATATACGCAAACTCAAGGCACATATGCACTAACAAGCGCATCAAATCCAGTTTCTCAATCAGAACAAGCGGGTGTAAATTTACCCATAAAGGATGGCACATTAAGCGTAAATGTCTACGATTCAAATAATAATCTGGTAAATACCGTTTCTATAGCTATCGGCAGCAATGATTCATTTAGCACAATTTCACAGAAGTTTAACAACGCTTTAGGCCAATACGGTATTTCAATGAGTTTATCGGGAATTTCTCAAGGCAACGTCCAAATCACATCCAATAACGGCAATCAATTCTCTTTTGCAGGTGATACTTCAAACTTTTTAGCATCAGTTGGTATCAATACCTTCTTTAGAGGTACTAATGCTTCAAATATTGGCGTTAACTCAGTAGTAGCAAACGACCAAAGCAAAATTGCAGCAGGAGAGTCCCTATCCCCTGGCGATAATTCCAATGCTTTAGCTATTGCAAACCTTCAAACACAAAATGTCATGGACTCAAATACGCAAACAATTAATCAGTATTATGAGTCTTTCGTAGGTCAAATTGGTTCACTTGCTCAATCTAACCAGAATATACTAAATTCTCAAAACTCTATGGTGAGTCAGACGCAAAGTTTGGTACAATCTCAAGAGGGTGTATCATTAGATCAAGAAGCGGCAAATCTTATAAAATACCAAATGGCATATCAGGCATCGGCTCAGTTTATATCAATTGTTAATCAGATGACGCAATCATTAATAAATATGGTGCAATAG
- a CDS encoding transposase, translating to MIKEVRDGIEEYVSFYNYKRPHAILCYKTAMSVYKTGIEEAA from the coding sequence TTGATTAAGGAGGTTAGAGATGGTATAGAAGAATATGTTAGCTTTTACAATTACAAAAGACCTCATGCAATCCTATGCTATAAAACAGCTATGAGTGTTTATAAGACTGGTATAGAGGAAGCAGCGTAA
- a CDS encoding flagellar hook-basal body complex protein, with product MMRSLWSGVSGLQTSQDFMDVVGNNVANVNTVGYKASQINFSDVLAQTLSGATGPQGALGGMNPMQIGLGTQVASTSKNFSQGSLQTTNVTTNLAIQGNGFFIVSPDNGNTYSYTRAGDFTFDAKGNLVTPTGDVVQGWLANNTTHLINTASTIQGINIPQNMTVPAGVTKNVSMSGNLDGGQTVQTSELTAITPSLENSTGAINMNSIYNSNGNLIGVGQTTATAAVGAGSDTVSGLYDINGNQIGSNWTVTVGGTTLTPTPATLSDLANALAPSGTTATITPGGEIQISSTGGTTLPTITSSNPVLNGILSNLSGKTIPAGGTITSLPFFSTPGDTVAMSFDGGANYNTYIYGSGTGGGGTRNSTTGIMSGNVQYFTTLDDLKSDINTDINDNSATPPINNATVTLNSSGEMQIVPTTGSNLSSIGPVYSNNSNLATILGTLSGQVQQTGSTSQPFMADTYSTSVAVYDSLGNKHDVTFNFAKTNYNPSTNHTQWEWYATAPSSGSSTPTLTNASGQITFDSTGKLVGLTPPLAITANWNNGTSQQVVNLHFGDLNTFDGLTQFSLPSQTSSLTQDGYAGGSLQNIIVNQNGVISGMFSNGKSYALGQVSLATFNNNDGLLSEGNSLFEATANSGTPIVTTAGTGTAGTVIPSELEESNVDLGTEFTNMIIAERAYQANARTLSTSDTMLQSLLNIQ from the coding sequence ATGATGCGATCACTTTGGAGCGGCGTTTCTGGGCTTCAGACTAGTCAAGATTTCATGGATGTTGTGGGAAATAACGTAGCAAATGTAAATACAGTAGGCTATAAGGCAAGCCAGATTAATTTTAGCGACGTTTTGGCACAAACTTTAAGCGGGGCAACTGGTCCTCAAGGTGCTTTAGGCGGTATGAACCCAATGCAAATAGGTCTTGGCACACAGGTGGCAAGTACAAGTAAAAACTTTTCTCAAGGCAGTTTGCAAACTACAAATGTTACCACTAATTTAGCTATTCAGGGCAACGGCTTTTTTATTGTGAGTCCAGACAATGGAAATACTTATAGTTACACACGAGCGGGTGACTTTACATTTGATGCAAAAGGCAACCTTGTAACACCTACAGGTGATGTTGTTCAAGGATGGCTAGCCAACAATACCACTCACTTAATAAACACTGCCTCTACAATTCAAGGAATAAATATACCCCAAAATATGACGGTACCAGCAGGCGTTACTAAGAATGTATCAATGAGCGGGAACTTAGATGGAGGCCAAACCGTTCAAACTTCTGAACTAACAGCAATAACACCAAGTCTTGAAAATTCTACAGGCGCAATAAACATGAATTCGATATATAATTCGAATGGCAATCTTATAGGTGTAGGTCAAACAACAGCAACGGCTGCGGTGGGAGCGGGTAGTGATACTGTAAGTGGTCTTTATGATATCAACGGCAACCAGATAGGAAGTAATTGGACGGTCACTGTAGGTGGTACAACCTTAACTCCCACCCCTGCCACCTTATCGGATTTGGCTAATGCCTTGGCTCCTAGTGGTACCACAGCTACAATTACACCAGGCGGCGAGATACAGATAAGTAGTACTGGTGGAACAACCTTGCCCACAATTACAAGTTCTAACCCTGTCTTAAACGGCATTTTATCTAATTTGTCTGGAAAGACGATTCCTGCTGGTGGCACCATAACAAGCCTGCCTTTTTTTTCAACACCTGGTGATACTGTAGCTATGAGCTTTGATGGAGGAGCCAATTACAATACTTACATATACGGTAGCGGTACAGGTGGTGGTGGTACTAGAAATTCTACTACAGGAATTATGTCTGGTAATGTGCAATATTTTACAACACTCGATGACTTAAAAAGTGATATTAATACTGACATTAATGATAATTCTGCTACTCCGCCAATTAATAATGCCACCGTAACACTCAACTCAAGCGGCGAAATGCAGATTGTGCCGACCACCGGATCTAATTTATCTTCCATAGGTCCTGTTTACTCAAATAATTCAAACCTTGCAACAATTTTGGGTACTTTATCTGGACAAGTTCAGCAAACAGGTTCCACAAGCCAGCCGTTTATGGCAGACACATACTCCACATCTGTAGCTGTATACGACTCATTAGGCAATAAGCACGATGTTACCTTTAACTTTGCAAAAACAAACTATAATCCTTCAACTAATCATACTCAGTGGGAATGGTACGCTACAGCGCCAAGTTCAGGCTCCTCAACGCCTACATTAACAAATGCAAGCGGACAAATTACCTTCGACTCAACAGGAAAACTAGTTGGACTTACACCTCCGCTCGCAATAACGGCAAACTGGAACAACGGCACATCGCAGCAAGTGGTCAATTTGCATTTTGGAGATTTAAATACTTTCGACGGTCTTACACAATTTTCACTGCCGTCTCAAACTTCAAGCCTTACGCAAGATGGATACGCTGGCGGCAGTTTACAAAATATTATTGTCAACCAAAACGGTGTAATTAGCGGTATGTTCTCAAACGGTAAAAGTTATGCTTTAGGTCAAGTTTCACTTGCGACATTTAATAACAACGACGGCTTGTTGTCTGAAGGGAATTCTTTGTTTGAGGCAACGGCAAACTCTGGCACACCAATAGTTACTACAGCAGGCACAGGTACTGCCGGTACGGTAATACCAAGCGAGTTGGAAGAAAGCAATGTAGACTTAGGCACAGAGTTTACAAATATGATTATAGCAGAGCGCGCCTACCAGGCAAACGCAAGGACACTCAGCACATCAGACACAATGCTGCAGTCTTTGCTTAATATTCAGTAA
- the flgL gene encoding flagellar hook-associated protein FlgL yields MRITNSMLFNNFLANLDNINTQLYNTQTQMATGKSINNLSDNPTALSQVMSIQNIQDRFTQYTSNINYANSTLSAQDTATKDISSVLQNAGSLVVQAANATNDTASNTAIAQQLAAVESEIKNGANTMFGGNYLFSGFLTNTAPVQNITQQAVITSSNNNFQITTSKSFSDLNQLKSGAYSISIDNSGNLTIKQNGNPVPISSDGVDRSFAGGNTLSTSVNVANIINNGGGWFDTGRGVKIYIPANGSSATFNYTQGGNNVYAGDSNNLSIAYSDGLTTPITINAQDMLYQQHKILQSNNQLLNSSNNPATAQTLLTDLHLSNALGNVSLQTGQTISITGTDHDGNVVSGSGFTVSANATVSQLLNYITNLKTKEVLQNNKVLTLQDGLLATSATTLNSIVGVNSSITISLANTNSNISTTFSAGSTIANVLSFFKNQGYSATISHGLIQIQDNSTGSNNLNVSIKTQANGIPVFGLFTPISDGAGEGFNSSVVSATMDNGHIVIQDLRGGASKLNLSINVLDSNNKNSNNIFGVFNTIAQGGGINIFDSFDNAQAAVLGQSVNQISKATGFSGGSTLTPTVSGYYTGNNSDQWTFTVTSTASGGSTSSIANLSSVGNSAAITITNSSGVSLGTIDISVNSHGRFNISVLDSSGNITSTILSAANLSNIKLPDGLTLNLSKAGVTPILKDGDSFSVTLTNMLQQSITNIQNSLSQVDANRSVIGAYEQRMQLAQTRINNTSLSNSQTLSNLQDANYAQVISNYEQEITIMQALMQSFAKVNQLSLFNYI; encoded by the coding sequence ATGAGAATAACTAATTCTATGCTTTTTAATAACTTTCTAGCAAATTTGGATAATATCAATACTCAGCTTTACAATACACAAACTCAAATGGCAACAGGCAAAAGTATCAACAATCTATCAGATAACCCAACAGCACTATCACAAGTAATGTCAATACAAAATATACAAGATCGTTTTACCCAATACACATCAAATATTAATTATGCAAATTCTACTCTCTCAGCTCAAGATACGGCAACGAAAGATATCAGCAGCGTATTGCAAAATGCTGGCTCTTTGGTGGTGCAGGCAGCAAACGCTACAAACGATACGGCAAGCAACACTGCTATTGCACAGCAGCTTGCAGCCGTAGAATCAGAAATAAAAAATGGCGCAAACACCATGTTTGGCGGTAATTACCTATTTAGCGGTTTTTTAACAAATACAGCACCTGTGCAAAACATCACGCAGCAGGCGGTTATCACATCATCAAATAATAATTTCCAAATAACCACATCAAAAAGTTTTAGCGACCTGAATCAACTGAAAAGCGGGGCATATTCAATTAGTATTGATAACAGTGGAAATCTTACAATCAAGCAAAATGGGAATCCAGTTCCTATAAGCTCAGACGGCGTTGATAGAAGTTTTGCTGGCGGCAATACACTATCCACATCTGTAAATGTCGCAAATATTATAAATAATGGCGGCGGTTGGTTTGATACAGGAAGAGGTGTTAAGATTTACATACCTGCAAATGGTAGTAGTGCAACATTTAATTACACGCAGGGTGGCAATAATGTATATGCTGGCGATAGCAACAACCTTTCTATTGCCTACTCAGATGGTCTAACTACGCCCATTACGATAAACGCTCAAGATATGCTCTACCAGCAACACAAAATACTGCAGTCAAACAACCAGCTTTTAAATTCTTCCAATAACCCAGCAACAGCTCAAACATTACTAACAGACCTGCATCTATCTAATGCTTTGGGTAATGTATCCTTGCAAACAGGCCAAACTATTTCGATTACAGGCACAGACCATGATGGCAATGTAGTATCTGGCAGCGGTTTTACTGTATCAGCTAACGCAACAGTTTCTCAATTATTAAATTACATAACAAATCTTAAAACAAAAGAAGTTTTGCAAAACAATAAGGTTTTAACACTCCAAGACGGCTTGCTCGCAACAAGCGCAACAACACTCAATAGTATTGTTGGGGTAAATAGCTCTATTACTATTTCTTTAGCAAATACAAACTCGAATATAAGCACAACGTTTAGTGCTGGCTCTACTATCGCAAATGTTTTGTCGTTTTTTAAAAATCAAGGCTACAGCGCGACTATTTCACATGGTTTAATCCAAATCCAAGATAACTCAACAGGTTCAAATAATCTTAATGTATCAATAAAAACACAAGCAAATGGTATTCCAGTTTTTGGCCTTTTTACACCTATAAGCGATGGTGCAGGCGAGGGGTTTAACAGTTCTGTAGTATCTGCAACTATGGATAATGGCCATATCGTTATACAAGACTTGCGCGGCGGTGCGAGCAAGCTAAATTTATCTATCAATGTTTTAGATAGCAACAATAAAAATAGTAATAACATCTTTGGCGTTTTCAACACAATTGCGCAAGGAGGCGGCATTAATATTTTTGACTCATTCGATAATGCCCAGGCAGCTGTATTAGGTCAAAGTGTCAATCAAATTTCAAAAGCCACGGGTTTTAGCGGCGGCTCTACGCTAACACCAACAGTTTCTGGCTACTATACGGGAAATAATTCCGATCAATGGACATTTACAGTAACAAGTACTGCTTCAGGCGGATCTACATCAAGTATCGCAAATCTAAGTTCTGTTGGTAATTCAGCTGCAATAACAATCACAAACTCTAGTGGCGTTAGTCTTGGAACAATAGATATTTCCGTAAACAGTCATGGTCGATTTAACATATCTGTGCTTGACTCAAGCGGAAACATTACTTCAACAATACTTTCAGCTGCTAATTTAAGCAATATTAAATTACCAGATGGATTAACGCTTAACCTTTCAAAAGCAGGTGTAACTCCAATATTAAAAGACGGTGATTCGTTTTCTGTTACACTTACCAATATGCTTCAGCAGTCTATTACAAATATACAAAATTCTCTGTCTCAAGTGGATGCAAACCGTTCTGTAATCGGTGCATATGAGCAGCGCATGCAACTTGCCCAAACGCGCATAAACAATACGTCGCTATCAAACTCACAAACACTTTCAAATCTTCAAGATGCAAACTACGCTCAAGTAATTAGCAATTACGAACAAGAGATCACAATTATGCAGGCTTTAATGCAGAGCTTTGCAAAAGTAAATCAATTAAGTTTGTTTAATTATATATAA
- a CDS encoding glycosyltransferase family 4 protein, which translates to MKILHLDTQKGFRGGEQQLIYLALGLRELGVDSIIACCDELSKKARTLGFETIDSKNFYKLLNAARKCDILHAHASNAHTLGVVLKLLTKKPLVYTRRVDYKQKKTSKIKYMLTDKAVSVSNAVKQVLYINYRTFTEVIYDVVDFSLLNQVDPQKVEAIKKKYKYPIIGNIGALTEQKDHKTLIDAASLLDKTYTFLILGKGELKEELENYAKQKGVDNVVFLGFRQDIQNYLAAFDLFVISSQNEGLCSSILQAFLFKIPTVATDAGGIIELIGNNQRGLIVPIKDAKGLALAIDKLISNTELSKKLVNEAYEFAKDFNYKIMSQKYLDIYKKHAFMRV; encoded by the coding sequence ATGAAAATTCTTCATTTAGACACACAAAAAGGTTTTCGCGGTGGCGAGCAGCAGTTAATATACCTCGCACTTGGCTTAAGGGAACTTGGTGTAGACTCTATAATAGCCTGCTGTGATGAGCTATCCAAAAAAGCGCGCACACTGGGCTTTGAGACCATAGATTCAAAAAACTTCTACAAACTCCTAAATGCAGCAAGAAAATGCGATATTTTACATGCTCATGCCTCAAATGCCCACACTTTGGGTGTTGTCTTAAAATTACTCACAAAAAAGCCGCTTGTTTATACAAGAAGGGTAGATTACAAGCAAAAAAAGACTTCAAAAATAAAGTACATGCTAACAGATAAAGCTGTGAGTGTTTCTAATGCTGTTAAACAGGTTCTGTATATAAATTATCGCACCTTCACTGAAGTTATCTATGACGTTGTAGACTTTAGTCTGCTTAATCAAGTTGACCCTCAAAAAGTAGAAGCTATTAAAAAAAAGTATAAATACCCAATAATTGGCAATATAGGGGCGCTTACTGAACAAAAAGACCACAAAACCTTAATTGATGCAGCAAGTCTGCTTGATAAAACATACACCTTTTTAATATTGGGCAAAGGGGAACTCAAAGAAGAACTAGAAAATTACGCAAAACAAAAAGGTGTTGATAATGTAGTATTTTTAGGCTTTAGGCAAGACATACAAAACTACTTGGCTGCATTTGACTTGTTTGTAATTTCATCGCAGAATGAAGGTTTATGCTCAAGTATACTGCAGGCTTTTTTATTTAAAATACCAACTGTTGCTACAGATGCAGGCGGTATTATTGAGCTTATTGGCAACAACCAAAGAGGCTTAATTGTGCCGATAAAAGACGCTAAAGGGCTTGCTCTTGCAATAGATAAACTAATTTCAAATACTGAGCTTTCAAAAAAACTAGTAAATGAGGCCTATGAGTTTGCAAAAGACTTTAACTACAAAATAATGTCTCAAAAATATTTAGATATATACAAAAAACATGCATTCATGAGAGTATAA